The Microcebus murinus isolate Inina chromosome 1, M.murinus_Inina_mat1.0, whole genome shotgun sequence genome includes a region encoding these proteins:
- the LOC142873284 gene encoding caprin-1, translated as MPSATSHSGSGSKSSGPPPPSGSSGSEAAAGAGAAAPASQHPATGTGAVQTEAMKQILGVIDKKLRNLEKKKGKLDDYQERMNKGERLNQDQLDAVSKYQEVTNNLEFAKELQRSFMALSQDIQKTIKKTARREQLMREEAEQKRLKTVLELQYVLDKLGDDEVRTDLKQGLNGVPILSEEELSLLDEFYKLVDPERDMNLRLNEQYEHASIHLWDLLEGKEKSVCGTTYKSLKEIVERVFQSNYFDSTHNHQNGLCEEEEAASAPAVEDQVAEAEPEPAEEYTEQSEVESTEYVNRQFMAETQFSSGEKEQVDEWTVETVEVVNSLQQQTQAASPSVPEPHSLTPVAQADPLVRRQRVQDLMAQMQGPYNFIQDSMLDFENQTLDPAIVSAQPMNPTQNMDMPQLVCPPVHSESRLAQPNQVPVQPEATQVPLVSSTSEGYTASQPLYQPSHATEQRPQKEPIDQIQATISLNTDQTTASSSLPAASQPQVFQAGTSKPLHSSGINVNAAPFQSMQTVFNMNAPVPPVNEPDTLKQQNQYQASYNQSFSSQPHQVEQTELQQEQLQTVVGTYHGSQDQSHQVTGNHQQPPQQNTGFPRSSQPYYNSRGVSRGGSRGARGLMNGYRGPANGFRGGYDGYRPSFSNTPNSGYTQSQFSAPRDYSGYQRDGYQQNFKRGSGQSGPRGAPRGRGGPPRPNRGMPQMNTQQVN; from the coding sequence ATGCCCTCGGCCACCAGCCACAGCGGAAGCGGCAGCAAGTCGTCCGGACCGCCACCGCCATCGGGTTCCTCCGGGAGtgaggcggcggcgggggccggggcAGCTGCGCCGGCTTCTCAGCACCCCGCAACCGGCACCGGTGCCGTCCAGACCGAGGCCATGAAGCAGATTCTCGGGGTGATCGACAAGAAACTTCGGAACCTGGAGAAGAAAAAGGGTAAGCTTGATGATTATCAGGAACGAATGAACAAAGGGGAAAGGCTTAATCAGGATCAGCTGGATGCTGTATCTAAGTACCAGGAAGTCACAAATAACTTGGAGTTTGCAAAAGAACTACAGAGGAGTTTCATGGCATTAAGTCAAGatattcagaaaacaataaagaagacAGCACGTCGGGAACAGCTTATGAGAGAAGAAGCTGAACAGAAACGTTTAAAAACTGTACTTGAGCTGCAATATGTTTTGGACAAATTGGGAGATGATGAAGTACGAACTGACCTTAAACAAGGTTTGAATGGAGTGCCAATATTGTCTGAAGAAGAATTGTCATTGTTGGATGAATTCTACAAGTTAGTAGATCCTGAACGGGACATGAACTTGAGGTTGAATGAGCAGTATGAACATGCCTCCATTCACCTGTGGGACTTgctggaagggaaggaaaaatctGTATGCGGAACTACCTATAAATCTCTAAAGGAAATTGTTGAGCGTGTTTTTCAGTCAAACTACTTTGACAGCACCCATAACCACCAGAATGGGTTAtgtgaggaagaagaggcagcCTCAGCACCTGCAGTTGAAGACCAGGTAGCTGAAGCTGAACCTGAGCCAGCAGAAGAATACACTGAACAAAGTGAAGTTGAATCAACAGAGTATGTAAATAGACAATTTATGGCAGAAACACAGTTCAGCAGTGGTGAAAAGGAGCAGGTAGATGAGTGGACAGTTGAAACAGTTGAGGTGGTAAATTCACTCCAGCAGCAAACTCAAGCTGCATCCCCTTCAGTACCAGAGCCTCACTCTCTGACTCCAGTGGCTCAAGCAGATCCCCTTGTGAGAAGACAGCGAGTACAAGACCTTATGGCACAAATGCAGGGGCCCTATAATTTCATACAGGATTCAATGCTGGATTTTGAAAACCAGACACTTGATCCTGCCAttgtatctgcacaacctatgaATCCAACACAAAACATGGACATGCCCCAGCTGGTTTGCCCTCCAGTTCATTCTGAATCTAGACTTGCTCAGCCTAATCAAGTTCCTGTACAACCAGAAGCTACACAGGTTCCTTTGGTTTCATCCACAAGCGAGGGATACACAGCATCTCAACCTTTGTACCAGCCTTCTCATGCTACAGAGCAACGACCACAAAAGGAACCAATTGATCAGATTCAGGCAACAATTTCTTTAAATACAGACCAGACAACAGCATCATCATCCCTTCCTGCTGCTTCTCAGCCCCAGGTGTTCCAGGCTGGAACAAGCAAACCGTTACATAGCAGTGGAATCAATGTAAATGCTGCTCCATTCCAATCCATGCAGACGGTGTTCAATATGAATGCCCCTGTTCCTCCTGTTAATGAACCAGATACTTTAAAACAGCAGAATCAGTACCAGGCCAGTTATAACCAGAGCTTTTCTAGTCAACCTCACCAAGTAGAACAAACAGAGCTTCAGCAAGAACAGCTTCAAACAGTGGTTGGCACTTACCATGGTTCCCAGGACCAGTCGCATCAAGTGACTGGTAACCACCAGCAGCCTCCTCAGCAGAACACTGGATTTCCACGTAGCAGTCAGCCCTATTACAATAGTCGTGGTGTATCTCGTGGAGGCTCCCGTGGTGCTAGAGGCTTGATGAATGGATATCGGGGCCCTGCCAATGGATTCAGAGGAGGATATGATGGTTACCGCCCTTCATTCTCTAACACTCCAAACAGTGGTTATACACAGTCTCAGTTCAGTGCTCCCCGGGACTACTCTGGCTATCAGCGGGATGGATATCAGCAGAATTTCAAGAGAGGCTCTGGGCAGAGTGGACCACGGGGAGCCCCACGAGGTCGTGGAGGGCCCCCAAGACCCAACAGAGGGATGCCGCAAATGAACACTCAG